In a single window of the Flavobacteriales bacterium genome:
- the msrA gene encoding peptide-methionine (S)-S-oxide reductase MsrA → MLKSKILYLIFPLFIYIYPINAQNMENSNKQTATLGAGCFWCVEAIFSQLKGVSSVESGYSGGTVESPTYKQICEGNTGHAEVVNVHFSADEISFEEILEIFFKTHNPTTLNRQGNDIGTQYRSAIFYHSEQQKKIAQEIIQKLTKAEVFSNPIVTEITPFDTFYVAENYHQDYFKLNGTEPYCNFVIKPKVEKFQKVFKSKLKK, encoded by the coding sequence ATGTTAAAATCAAAAATACTCTATTTGATTTTTCCACTTTTTATTTACATTTATCCTATAAATGCGCAAAACATGGAAAACTCAAACAAACAAACTGCCACGCTTGGTGCAGGGTGTTTTTGGTGTGTGGAAGCTATTTTCAGCCAGCTGAAAGGGGTCAGTTCAGTAGAATCTGGTTACTCTGGAGGGACAGTAGAAAGTCCTACCTACAAACAAATCTGTGAAGGAAACACAGGGCATGCTGAAGTGGTAAATGTACATTTTTCTGCAGATGAAATTAGTTTTGAAGAAATTCTTGAAATTTTCTTTAAAACCCACAATCCTACCACCCTCAATAGACAAGGAAATGATATTGGAACGCAATATCGTTCTGCCATATTTTATCATTCTGAACAACAAAAGAAAATCGCTCAAGAAATTATTCAAAAGCTTACAAAAGCAGAAGTTTTTAGCAACCCTATTGTTACAGAAATAACACCTTTTGATACTTTTTATGTTGCAGAGAACTATCATCAAGACTACTTTAAACTCAACGGCACAGAGCCATATTGTAATTTTGTGATCAAACCTAAAGTGGAAAAATTTCAAAAGGTTTTTAAAAGTAAACTCAAAAAATAA
- a CDS encoding DUF3575 domain-containing protein codes for MKVSILVVIVITIFTLPSCAQVDVGINPLKLTNGTFRLYSEFVFDDKMGAEAHLGYSNTSSTYKFYDAHYYALSFKYYFLSNFSVINGTGTYGTIFMDYDYVNKHNYGEEAWLIFKKLVSKEVETISLGAGLGYKYVAKSSFLLDFSIGIGAKLSEYRKEDGVIIDKNHPTDYKGDIPTVFGKIALGIRIGRKKTRKGY; via the coding sequence ATGAAAGTAAGTATATTAGTGGTAATTGTGATCACCATTTTTACTCTACCCTCTTGCGCTCAAGTTGATGTCGGAATTAATCCTTTGAAATTGACAAATGGAACATTTAGACTCTATTCAGAATTTGTGTTTGATGATAAGATGGGTGCGGAGGCTCATTTGGGTTATAGCAATACATCTAGCACGTATAAGTTCTATGATGCTCACTATTATGCCTTGTCTTTTAAGTATTATTTTTTATCCAATTTTTCTGTTATAAACGGAACGGGAACATATGGTACAATCTTTATGGATTATGACTATGTCAATAAGCATAATTATGGAGAAGAAGCGTGGTTAATATTTAAGAAATTGGTCTCAAAAGAAGTAGAAACAATAAGCTTAGGTGCAGGCTTGGGGTATAAATATGTTGCTAAATCCTCCTTCTTGTTGGATTTTTCAATAGGAATTGGTGCAAAGCTATCCGAATATAGGAAAGAAGACGGAGTGATTATTGATAAAAATCATCCAACAGATTATAAAGGGGATATTCCAACTGTTTTTGGGAAAATTGCTTTAGGTATCCGAATTGGTAGGAAGAAAACGAGAAAAGGATACTGA